Within Paenibacillus albicereus, the genomic segment TGACGAAAGCCCAAAAAACGATGAAATACATGAACCAGTCTGGAATGTGCGGCATGAACGGTGTCACCTCACTCCAAATTATAGCCGATTCCTAGATTTATTTCGACGCACCTTGTAGAATAAGACTAATTGTTTTGACCATATCCGAAAGGGGCAACGAAGCATGCTCAACATCGGTTCCCATGTCTCCTTCAGCGACAAGGGACTTGTCACCGCCGCGCAGGAAGCCATCTCCTACGGATCAAGCTCGTTCATGATCTATACCGGGGCGCCGCAGAACACGAGGCGCAAGCCGATCGAATCCTTATATATCGAAGAAGGCAAGCAGCTGATGGAAAGCGCCGGCATCGGACAGATCGTCGTCCATGCGCCATACATCATCAATCTGGGCTCCTACAAGGAAGACACGTTCGAGCTCGCCGTACGGTTCCTGCAGGAGGAAATTCGCCGCACGCACGCGATCGGCGTCCGCAACATCGTGCTCCACCCGGGCGCATATACCGACAAGGACGCGGAATTCGGCATCAATCGCATCGCGGAAGGGTTGAACGAAGTGCTGTCCGGCGTCGAGGAGACCGATGTCAACATCGCGCTGGAGACGATGGCCGGCAAAGGCACGGAGATCGGCCGCACCTTCGAGGAGATTGCCGCGATCATGGACAAAGTGTCCGCCAACAATCGCCTGACCGTCTGCCTCGACACCTGCCATATGCATGATGCCGGCTACGACCTGGCGGGCGATCTCGACGGCGTGCTGCAGCAGTTCGACCGCATCATCGGCCTGGACAAGGCGGCTGTCGTGCATGTGAACGACACCAAGAACCCGCGCGGCTCCCACAAGGACCGCCATACGCCGATCGGCTCCGGCTGGCTCGGCTACGACGCGATCGAGGCGATCGTGCGCCACGAGGCGCTGGCCGGACGTCCATTCATCCTGGAGACGCCGTGGATCGGCAAGGATCCCAAAAAGCAGCGTCCGATGTACGAGGCCGAGATCGCGCTGCTGCGCGGAGACGGCCTGGAACGGTTCGGCGAGCGGTTCTTCGATCAGCTCGAACGGCTGCATCATTTCTTCGGCAAGCAGGAAATCGACCGCCGCACGTACGTGCTGTCGGTTTGGGATACGATCAAAAGCGACGCGAAGGCCCGCAAGGCCGATCCCCGCGAGCCGATGGAGCGGCTCTACGACCTCGTGCGTGAAGCGGGAGAAGATTTCCGCGATACGGCCGAGGAGGAGCTCAACCAGCTGATTACGTACTGGTTCGCCGGCAAGCAGGCGCTCGTCAACGCCTAAGGACCGGCCGTCGGCCGTCTTCGGCTTCGGCCGCAAGCCGTATCCAAGCTTGGCCCCTCGATCGGCAGGCTCGAGCCGTCCCGCAAGGACGAGCCGGACCTGCCTCTCTTTCAGCCATACACTTTAGCGCGGAGCCGTTACGCAGTTGTCCCAGACCATGCGCCGCTCGCGATTCGGCCGACACTTTATTTTTGAAAATGGAAGGAAGAAACGACTCCTATGCCTCACTCCTATCAATCCCTCCAGCCCGGAGCCGCGCCCGCATCCGGCCGCGCCCGCATGCTGATCTCCTGTCCGGACCGTCCGGGCATCGTCGCCGCGGTGTCCCAATTCCTGTATGAGCACGGTGCCAACATCGTCCAATCCGACCAGTACACGATGGACCCCGAGGGCGGCATGTTCTTCATCCGCTTCGAGTTCGACCTGGCGGACATGGATGCCCAGCTGCCGGTCCTGCAAGAAGACTTCGCCCGCGTGGCGGACCGCTTCGAGATGAAGTGGCATACGTTCCGCGCGAGCCGCAAGAAGCGCCTGGCGATTTTCGTCTCCAAGGAGGACCACTGCCTGCTGGAGCTGCTCTGGCAATGGCAGGCGGGCGATCTCGACGTCGAGATCGCGATGGTCATCAGCAACCATGACGACATGCGCGGGCTGGTCGAATCGTTCGGCATCCCGTACCATCATATCCCGGTCACGCCCGACACCAAGGCGGAGGCGGAGCGCAAGCAGCTCGAGACGATCGGCCGCAGCGCCGACCTGATCGTGCTGGCGCGCTACATGCAGATCGTTTCGCCCAAGGTGATCGAGCAGTTCCCGAACCGCATCATCAATATCCATCACTCGTTCCTGCCGGCGTTCGTCGGCGGCAAGCCGTACGCCCAAGCCTACAACCGCGGCGTCAAGATCATCGGAGCGACCGCGCATTACGTGACGGAGGAGCTGGACGGAGGTCCGATCATCGAGCAGGACGTGCAGCGGGTCAGCCATCGCGACGACGTGCCGAGCCTCAAGCGGATCGGCCGCACGATCGAGCGCGTCGTGCTCGCGCGCGCGGTCAAATGGCATGCCGAGGACCGGATTCTTGTCCATCAGAACAAGACCGTCGTCTTCCACGGCTAGACGGAGGCATCGCCATCATTCATGAAACCTTCATCCGGCCGGCCGAGCCGGGCGATGGCATTTGCTCCTGCGGCAGTGGTACAATCATTCACATGAAGCGACACGCATGAACCGCCGAAATTAGGAGGAGATTCTTTCATGGCCATCAGCCAAGCTACGATTGACCAGCTTTCCATCACGACGATCCGCACGCTTTCCATCGACGCGGTCGAAAAAGCCAATTCCGGCCACCCGGGCATGCCGATGGGCGCCGCGCCGATGGGCTACCAGCTGTTCGCCAAAACGATGACCCATAACCCTTCCAACCCGACCTGGATCAACCGCGACCGCTTCGTGCTGTCGGCGGGCCACGGCTCGATGCTGCTGTACAGCCTGCTCCATCTATCCGGCTACGACCTGTCCATCGACGACCTCAAGAGCTTCCGCCAATGGGGCTCCAGGACGCCGGGCCATCCGGAGCACGGGCATACGGCAGGCGTCGATGCGACGACCGGCCCGCTCGGCCAGGGCATCGGCATGGCGGTCGGCATGGCGATGGCGGAGGCTCATCTGGGCGCCGTCTACAACAAGGACGGCCTTGATCTGGTCGACCACTACACCTTCGCCATCTGCGGCGACGGCGACCTGTCCGAGGGCATCTCCAACGAAGCCGCCTCGCTCGCCGGCCATCTGAAGCTCGGCAAGCTCATCATGCTGTACGATTCCAACGACATCTCGCTCGACGGCGAGCTCAGCCTGAGCTTCTCCGAAAACGTCGCCAAGCGCTTCGACGGCTACGGCTGGCAGGTGCTGCGCGTCGAAGACGGCAACGACCTGAAGGCGCTGGCGGAAGCGATCGCTGCGGCCCAGGCCGAAAAAGGCAAGCCGACGCTGATCGAAGTGAAGACGATGATCGGCTTCGGCAGCCCGAACAAGGGCGGCAAAGGCGGCCATGGCGGCACCCACGGCTCGCCGCTCGGCGCCGAAGAGACGGTGCTGACCAAGAAGTTCTACGAATGGGCTTCCGAGGAGCCGTTCTTCGTGCCGGACGAGGTGCGGGCGCACTTCGCGGAATTGAAGCGCAGCGGCGAGCAGGCGAACGCCGCTTGGGACGAGCTGTTCTCCAAGTACGAGCAGGCCTATCCGGAGCTGGCCGCGCAGTTCAAGCGCTCCGTGAGCGGCGACCTGCCGGAGGGCTGGGACGCCGATCTGCCGTCCTACTCGCCGTCGGACAAAGCGGTCTCGACCCGCGTCGCTTCCGGCAACGCGCTGAACGGCCTCGCCAAGAACGTGCCTGCCCTCGCCGGCGGCTCCGCCGACCTGGAGAGCTCGACGATGACGCATCTCAAGGGCATCGGCGTCTATCAGGCTGAAAACTACGCCGGACGCAACATCTACTACGGCATCCGCGAGTTCGGCATGGCCGCGGCGATGAACGGCATGGCGCTTCACCAAGGCATGAAGGTGTTCGGCGGCACGTTCTTCGTCTTCACCGACTACCTGCGTCCAGCGGTGCGGCTGGCGGCGATCATGAGCCTGCCGGTCACGTACGTGCTGACGCATGACAGCATCGCGGTCGGCGAGGACGGTCCGACGCATGAGCCGATCGAGCAGCTGGCGAGCATCCGCGTCATTCCGAACCTGACGGTGATCCGTCCGGCCGACGGCAACGAGACGTCCGCGGCTTGGGCCTACTCGCTCGAGAACAAGAAGAATCCGGTCGCGCTCGTGCTGACGCGCCAGAACCTGCCGATCCTCGAAGGAACCGCCGAGAACGCCCGCGAGGGCATCAAGCGCGGCGCCTACGTCATCGCCGACGCCGAAGGCGGCAAGCCGCAAGTGCAGCTGCTGGCGACCGGGTCCGAGGTGCAGCTCGCCGTCGCCGCCCAGAAGGCGCTCGCGGCCGAGGGCATCCAGGCCCGCGTCATCAGCATGCCGAGCTGGGATCTGTTCGACAGCCAGGACAAGTCGTACCGCGATTCCGTCCTGCTGCCGGACGTCAAGGCCCGCCTGGCGATCGAGATGGCGCATCCGTTCGGCTGGCATCGCTATACGGGAGACGGCGGCGCGGTGCTCGGCATCGACACGTTCGGCGCGTCTGCCCCTGGCGACCGCGTCATCAAGGAATACGGCTTTACCGTGGAGAACGTCGTCGCCAAGGTCAAGGAGCTGCTGTAAGCTCCCTCTCCTGAGAGCGCAACGATCCGCTTCCATCCGCCGGAGAAGGCAGCCGCCTTCCCCGGCTTTTTCTCATTGAACTATTATGGTATGCTAAAGCGGTGAAGAGTCGAACCACTACCACCCGAAGGAGCACGAATCCATGTCTCAATTCGAAAATGTCACCGCCGTCAAAAAGGCGAATATCTACTTCGACGGCAAGGTGACGAGCCGCACCGTCCTGTTCCCGGACGGAACGAAAAAAACGCTCGGCATCATGCTGCCCGGCGAATACGAATTCGGTACCGACAGCAAGGAAATCATGGAGATTCTGGCGGGCGACCTGAAGGTCCAGCTGCCGGGCAGCGAGGAATGGATCGCAATCGAAGGCGAAGGCGAATTCACCGTTCCAGCGAATGCGAAGTTCAAGCTCGTCGTCAATCGCGTCACGGATTACTGCTGCAGCTACATCCAAGACTAATCACGCTCTTCTTCCGCTCATCCTGGCATGAAACGAAGGCAAGCCGTCCTCGGACGGCTTGCCTTTTTGGCGTCCAACCATCATTTTGGAAGAATAGGGAACCTAGGGGCGATGTGATCAGTCTAAGCGGCGAGGGGGTGAGGGTCATCGGCAAGGAAGGAACGGCCCATTCGTCCGCCTGGGGAAAAGGCGGCAAAAGGAAGCATGTCCAGCCCAGCGGTCATGCAGGAGCTGCTCGCCCGCAAGGGACGGAGCTGGAAGAGGCAGGAAAAAAAGAACGGCTCGCGGAATGGATGGACGAGCATGGAGATGCGGTATTCGGCTATTCGCTGGCGCTGACGAAAAGCGATGCGCTGGCCGGAGACGTCGCGCAGGAAACGTTCCTCAAAGCCTACCGGCACATGGACAGCTACAGGCAGCAGGCAGCCGTGAGGACGTGGCTGTTCGCCATCGCTCGCAATACGGCGCTGAGCGAGCTGCGATCCGCCTACTTCAAGCGGAATCGGCTGTTCGCACGAGTCGAGGACGGAAAAAGCGCGGGATCGGCGGAAGCCGCCTATCTGGACGCGGCGGCGGCCAGCGAGCTGAGGCAGGTCGTGCTCGAGCTGCCGTTCAAGCTCAAGGAAGCGCTGCTGCTGGAGCTGGATCATGGGCTCAGTCTCAAGGAGATCGGCGAAGCGCTCGGGCTGTCGGTCGGCACGGTCAAGTCCCGCCTGAGCCGGGCCAGGCGCAAGGTGGAGAGCGAATGGAGGCGAAGGAACGATGAACCATGACATTCCCGATTGGTATGGAAAAGCAGCCGACCGGAGCGCCACGAAGCGGTTCACGACGGAAATGAAGGAGCAGGTGCTGCGGCAAGCAAAAGCTCGGCCGCTGGCGCGCCGCCAGCCGCGCTTGTTTGCCGCCGCGGGGGGAGCTGTGCTGGCGGCGCTGACGGCAGTGCTGGTGCTGCTGTCCGTGCAGCCCGACATCCTGCGTGAGCTGGAGAAGCGTCGGCATGTAGATGTGGCGCAGCCGCAGGCAGCCGCTTCCGATGGCTCCGCCTCCTCTGCGGGCAAGCCCCTGCATTTTCAAGGCGGATTGTTAGAGACGGATGTTGGCGCTGCCATGAACGTTTTCATGCCGCAGAGCGTCCAGTCCCTCCCGCTGTCAGCCGTGAAGATCACGGAAGTTTCCAAGTGGCAGGAGGGAGCGAGGACGATCGCGTTCGAGCAGACGATCAACGACTATACGAGCCGCGGGAACGGTTTTCAGCTGATGGGTGCGGGCGGAGAGCCGGAGGAGAGGGTTTTCGAGGTCGGCCGATATGCTTCCAATGAGCTCGACATTGTGCCGACCTCCTTTTATGGAGAATCTGCATTCAAGCTGGAAGGAAAATGCGGATGGGGCGAGGAAAAAAATCCCTGCTCGCTCTGGATCGACCGTTCCCAGGAACAGATTCGCGTCTTCTATCCCGCCGTAATTCAGCAGGAACAGGAAGCGGACTTGGACGGAGACGGCCAGGCGGAGCTGATCGTGACCGAACCGTCGAACCGGATGATGATCTATAAGCGAACTGAAGATGGAGTCAAGGCGGCAAGCGTACAGGAAGCGCTAGCCCTTTCGAACAGCATCAAGCTGGAGCTTGATGAGCGAGCCGGGACGATTCGAAATCCAAGCAGCCGGACGACCTATCGGTACCAGTCGAAGGACGGGATCCAGATGCTGCTTCCCGAGAAGCGATGACCTCCAGGCGCTCCGAGCAGGCATGGGACGCGCACCCGCCCTCATAGGCTCAAGAGGAAGCAGCCGCACCAATGGGAGGGATTCGCTCATGTCCTATTATAAAGAACCGCCGCCGCAGCTGCCGATCGACCAGCCGGCTTATGTCGGAGGCTGGCAAGGAGCATGCGGGCCGATCGTGCCGATAGCGGGCGTGCCTCAGCCGAACGAGTACGTGACGTCGCTGGACCCGGTGTTCGTCCAGCACATCAGCCGCCATCAAGGCCAGCCGATCGCGGTGGAGACGACCTGCGGGAGGATCGAAGGCCTGCTCGCCGGCGTCGCCGTCGACCATATCCAGATCAATCGGGACGACCGTTCGATGCACATCCGCATCGCGCACATCGTCTATTTCGAGGGACCGGCGGTTTCGTACCGCTGACGGCAAAAGAGGGGCGGAGCGCCCGATCCGTCTTGGATCGGGCGCTCCGCCCCTTGCTGTTGCATAGCCAATCCTTCCGCTTGCAGCCCGCGAGTCCGAGCGTCGGACGAGCCGGCATTCGCCTCGAGCGTCCGCCTCCTCGCTCAGGCGCGGCGGTGCGCCCTCTCGGCCGTTCAGCCCTTGTCCGGCGTTCCGCCTAGAGACTGGCCGATCCACTGCTCGTACAGCTTGGCTACCGCGATCAGGTCCTCCTGATCGTAGCCGGCCGCGCTGCCGGCCTGGAACAGGCTTTTCGCGGCTTCGAGCATCGGCGTCGGCACGTTCAGGCCGTCCGACAGAGCGGAGGCGAGCCGCAAGTCCTTGAGCATGAGCGCCAGCGAGAACTGCACGCTGTAGTCGCCCTGCAGCAGCTTGTCCGACTTGAGCTCGGCCGCCTTGCTGCCGGCGCTGCCGGCACGCACGACTTCCAGGAACTTGGCCGGCTGGAGGCCGCCGCTCACAGCGACGGACAGGCCTTCGGCCAGTCCCAGGTTGTTGATGGCGACGATGGCGTTGTGGCCGAGCTTGGCGACGGAGCCGCTGCCGGACGGCCCGAGATGCACGATCTTGGTGCCCATCGCGTCCAGCACGGGGCGGACGCGCTCCAGCAGCTCCGCTTCGCCGCCGACCATGAAGACGAGGGTGCCGGATACGGCGCCTGGCTTGCTCCCGGTCACCGGGGCGTCGAGGAAGCCGCAGCCCTCTCCCGCCGCCGCGGCCGCGAGCTCGCGCGCCAGCGCGGGGGAGATCGTGCTGTTGTCGATCAATGCCGTTCCGGGACGGGCCGCGGACAGGATGCCGCCTTCGCCGCGGTACAGCTCCCGCACGACATCGTCGTTGCTGAGCATCGTAATGACGACGTCGGCCTCGCGGACCGCCTCGGCGGGGGAGCCGGCTTCCGTAGCGCCAAGCTCCTTGAGGTCCTCGGCCTTGCCCGGCGTGCGGTTCCAGACGGCGACGGAGAATCCCTTGCGGACGAGGTTGGCGGCCATCGGCGAGCCCATCGTGCCGAGTCCGATAAAAGCGATGGATAAAGTCATGGCATAGCACCGGCTTTCTTCTATAAGTTCGTCAAGCGCTGAAGCATCTCTCCCAGTCTACCATATCCGAACCGGGGCGAACGAGGAAGAATGAGGGAGAGCCTGGAGCGGTCCGCGACTTCCGTCACGAGCATCCCGAGCTGCCATGCAGGTTCGTGAAGCTTCCATGAAACGGGCCTGCGGTTGCTTGTTTTCGCCAGCCGCATCCAGTATCCTTAGGACATGCCGCAAGGCGAACGGGACCGGCCCCCGGCGGCCGGACGCGAGTATGGACGGGTGCTTTCACCCGAACTAGAAGGAGGCATTTTTCGTCATGAGCAAAACGATCCGCTTCGACTACAGCAAGGCGCTCGGGTTCCTGGGCCAAAACGAGATCGACAACCTGGAGGGCCCGATCCGCCTGGCCCATGAGCAGCTTCATAACGGAACCGGCGCCGGTTCCGACTACCTCGGCTGGATCGACCTGCCGACCGCTTACGACAAGGAAGAGTTCGCCCGCATCAAGAAATCGGCGGACAAGATCCGCTCCGACTCCGACGCGCTCGTCGTGATCGGCATCGGCGGCTCCTACCTCGGCGCGCGCGCCGCGATCGAGATGCTGTCGCATTCGTTCTACAACGTACTTCCGAACGGTGAGCGCAAGGGTCCGCAGGTGTTCTTCGCCGGCAACAACATCAGCTCGACGTACGTGACGCATCTGCTGCAGGCGCTCGAGGGCAAGAACTGGTCGATCAACGTCATCTCCAAGTCCGGCACGACGACGGAGCCGGCCCTGGCATTCCGCGTGTTCCGCGAGCAGCTGGAGAAGAAATACGGCAAGGAAGAAGCCCGCGGACGCATCTACGCGACGACGGACAAAGCCCGCGGCGCGCTCAAGAAGCTGGCGACCGAGGAAGGCTACGAGTCGTTCGTCATCCCCGACGATGTCGGCGGACGCTATTCCGTGCTGACGGCGGTCGGCCTGCTGCCGATCGCGGCGGCCGGCATCGACATCGACGCGATGATGCAGGGCGCGGCGGACGCTTCCGAGGCATACAGCAATCCGAACGTAGCCGAGAACGAGGCGTACCAGTACGCCGCGGCGCGCAATGCGCTGTACCGCAAGGGCAAGGCGACCGAAATCCTCGTCAACTACGAGCCGTCGCTGCATTTCGTGTCGGAGTGGTGGAAGCAGCTGTACGGCGAGAGCGAGGGCAAGGACCACAAGGGCATCTTCCCTGCCGCCGTCGATTTCTCCACCGACCTGCACTCGATGGGCCAGTTCATCCAGGAGGGCAACCGCAACCTGTTCGAGACGGTCATCCAGGTCGGG encodes:
- the ppnP gene encoding pyrimidine/purine nucleoside phosphorylase, coding for MSQFENVTAVKKANIYFDGKVTSRTVLFPDGTKKTLGIMLPGEYEFGTDSKEIMEILAGDLKVQLPGSEEWIAIEGEGEFTVPANAKFKLVVNRVTDYCCSYIQD
- the tkt gene encoding transketolase translates to MAISQATIDQLSITTIRTLSIDAVEKANSGHPGMPMGAAPMGYQLFAKTMTHNPSNPTWINRDRFVLSAGHGSMLLYSLLHLSGYDLSIDDLKSFRQWGSRTPGHPEHGHTAGVDATTGPLGQGIGMAVGMAMAEAHLGAVYNKDGLDLVDHYTFAICGDGDLSEGISNEAASLAGHLKLGKLIMLYDSNDISLDGELSLSFSENVAKRFDGYGWQVLRVEDGNDLKALAEAIAAAQAEKGKPTLIEVKTMIGFGSPNKGGKGGHGGTHGSPLGAEETVLTKKFYEWASEEPFFVPDEVRAHFAELKRSGEQANAAWDELFSKYEQAYPELAAQFKRSVSGDLPEGWDADLPSYSPSDKAVSTRVASGNALNGLAKNVPALAGGSADLESSTMTHLKGIGVYQAENYAGRNIYYGIREFGMAAAMNGMALHQGMKVFGGTFFVFTDYLRPAVRLAAIMSLPVTYVLTHDSIAVGEDGPTHEPIEQLASIRVIPNLTVIRPADGNETSAAWAYSLENKKNPVALVLTRQNLPILEGTAENAREGIKRGAYVIADAEGGKPQVQLLATGSEVQLAVAAQKALAAEGIQARVISMPSWDLFDSQDKSYRDSVLLPDVKARLAIEMAHPFGWHRYTGDGGAVLGIDTFGASAPGDRVIKEYGFTVENVVAKVKELL
- a CDS encoding glucose-6-phosphate isomerase; the encoded protein is MSKTIRFDYSKALGFLGQNEIDNLEGPIRLAHEQLHNGTGAGSDYLGWIDLPTAYDKEEFARIKKSADKIRSDSDALVVIGIGGSYLGARAAIEMLSHSFYNVLPNGERKGPQVFFAGNNISSTYVTHLLQALEGKNWSINVISKSGTTTEPALAFRVFREQLEKKYGKEEARGRIYATTDKARGALKKLATEEGYESFVIPDDVGGRYSVLTAVGLLPIAAAGIDIDAMMQGAADASEAYSNPNVAENEAYQYAAARNALYRKGKATEILVNYEPSLHFVSEWWKQLYGESEGKDHKGIFPAAVDFSTDLHSMGQFIQEGNRNLFETVIQVGEPLEQITIGSDTDDLDGLNFLAGKTMDFVNKKAFEGTLLAHTDGQVPNLVVNIADLTPYTFGYLVYFFEKACGISGYLLGVNPFDQPGVEAYKKNMFALLGKPGYEKEKAELEARL
- a CDS encoding DUF2642 domain-containing protein, coding for MSYYKEPPPQLPIDQPAYVGGWQGACGPIVPIAGVPQPNEYVTSLDPVFVQHISRHQGQPIAVETTCGRIEGLLAGVAVDHIQINRDDRSMHIRIAHIVYFEGPAVSYR
- a CDS encoding NAD(P)-dependent oxidoreductase produces the protein MTLSIAFIGLGTMGSPMAANLVRKGFSVAVWNRTPGKAEDLKELGATEAGSPAEAVREADVVITMLSNDDVVRELYRGEGGILSAARPGTALIDNSTISPALARELAAAAAGEGCGFLDAPVTGSKPGAVSGTLVFMVGGEAELLERVRPVLDAMGTKIVHLGPSGSGSVAKLGHNAIVAINNLGLAEGLSVAVSGGLQPAKFLEVVRAGSAGSKAAELKSDKLLQGDYSVQFSLALMLKDLRLASALSDGLNVPTPMLEAAKSLFQAGSAAGYDQEDLIAVAKLYEQWIGQSLGGTPDKG
- a CDS encoding deoxyribonuclease IV, translating into MLNIGSHVSFSDKGLVTAAQEAISYGSSSFMIYTGAPQNTRRKPIESLYIEEGKQLMESAGIGQIVVHAPYIINLGSYKEDTFELAVRFLQEEIRRTHAIGVRNIVLHPGAYTDKDAEFGINRIAEGLNEVLSGVEETDVNIALETMAGKGTEIGRTFEEIAAIMDKVSANNRLTVCLDTCHMHDAGYDLAGDLDGVLQQFDRIIGLDKAAVVHVNDTKNPRGSHKDRHTPIGSGWLGYDAIEAIVRHEALAGRPFILETPWIGKDPKKQRPMYEAEIALLRGDGLERFGERFFDQLERLHHFFGKQEIDRRTYVLSVWDTIKSDAKARKADPREPMERLYDLVREAGEDFRDTAEEELNQLITYWFAGKQALVNA
- the purU gene encoding formyltetrahydrofolate deformylase gives rise to the protein MPHSYQSLQPGAAPASGRARMLISCPDRPGIVAAVSQFLYEHGANIVQSDQYTMDPEGGMFFIRFEFDLADMDAQLPVLQEDFARVADRFEMKWHTFRASRKKRLAIFVSKEDHCLLELLWQWQAGDLDVEIAMVISNHDDMRGLVESFGIPYHHIPVTPDTKAEAERKQLETIGRSADLIVLARYMQIVSPKVIEQFPNRIINIHHSFLPAFVGGKPYAQAYNRGVKIIGATAHYVTEELDGGPIIEQDVQRVSHRDDVPSLKRIGRTIERVVLARAVKWHAEDRILVHQNKTVVFHG
- a CDS encoding RNA polymerase sigma factor, with the protein product MISLSGEGVRVIGKEGTAHSSAWGKGGKRKHVQPSGHAGAARPQGTELEEAGKKERLAEWMDEHGDAVFGYSLALTKSDALAGDVAQETFLKAYRHMDSYRQQAAVRTWLFAIARNTALSELRSAYFKRNRLFARVEDGKSAGSAEAAYLDAAAASELRQVVLELPFKLKEALLLELDHGLSLKEIGEALGLSVGTVKSRLSRARRKVESEWRRRNDEP